aaaagataataagaaaCAAACATAAGTACTGCATAGttaagtatttaaataatttaatctcGTAACTTCAATTGTTgtgattgaaaattaattatattaaataataaaattgtatttgtaTGGTAAAGTAAAAGGAGGTACATAGTAACTTATCTCCCTAAGCATAATAACCATACACTtatggttttaaaaaaaaattaatatagtttgCTGCACTTTTCGAacgaataataaaaaaataaaataaaaaattaaatcaaattgcATATTTTCTTGGATCAAAGTATCCAACTCAAATCGAATTAATACTTACCAATAGAAGAGAAAAGTTGTAAATTTCTAAACGACGTCACTTCCACTTAAATAGTATAAACCTACCATAAAAGACACTTAATTAGACATATAATCTTAGGAAAATGTTTACCGTTTAGACCCACACTCTcttatattttgtcttttattttcttttttatatatacatatatttcaatattttttttattaaatatgagttattaatttttttaatgaaaaaagttGAATCCAAATTTGTGTGTGTAAAAACACGTCGATTAAAAGATTTAAGCTTTTTTtggataattaatatattaatagaattatattatataaccgttgcatcaatcacaaattatatagttattttttatttcaatctaTGCGAACAATCTTATAAGACTGGAAAGTCAAAAAAGTAAACAGATcgattatgaataaaaataattaattttaatattaaacaatttaaattcaaaatataattaatttttcacaaTTAAACTGTGATTATTAGatcacttattttaaaataaaaaaaataagtaaactataaataaatgtttaaaataaagaaataaataaagtatatttattgggctcttaatattttatggataatgatatttagacaacatttttttgacaacacttaAACATTGATCACGTGTCattgtaaaaaattactccacgtgattattattattattattgattgtggagtaatatTTGATCAATcatagattgacacgtaattaatgttcaaatattgtcaaaaaaaatattgtctaaatatcattatccataattTATCAAGCTCACCTTGAGATCGAAAGTATTCTCCAAACATTTAAAATGAAGGATAACACCAAAATTTAGATTTCAAATCAGCTTTCAAATTTGAACACATTAAACCTTGAAGTGTTGAACTCCAGTATCGAAAGACGATTAAAAACGTCGAAAAAAGTGAGTTATCGTATTCATCAGTTTTTCCTTtatcctctctctcttttttatctcaaattactATTTTGAAGAGACTATTAAAAGAAGTGGTGATAATTTTATGATTGgacaatcatattttgacaattctttttaataattttttgataacagaatacgtgttattattttattagtctgtgtaaatttatgtttaaaaaaatatttgaacagACTAACTATATACTATAACGTATGCATTtgtaaaaaagaattgttaaataGACTTTTCCCTCTCGGAAAAAGATAGAATAAGAGACGACATCCGAAGATGGGGAAGTGACTGGTGGAGGGATACCCAAGGCATGTGTCTGGTTCCTTGCGAATTGCAACTATGTAACGTATCCATCCCGTCACGTGTGTTTCGAACCACTACACTACAAAACCATCTTGTTCCAACTTTTCATCAAATGCCATAACCCAATGTTTAATGTCTTTCTTATTTCAGTATAAAAGAAAACGAGTATTTTCACacccatttttcttttattcttatttaacaatatcttccatatttttcactttttatttataaatacaaaaaattacttttttttttaagaaaaaaattcaaacaaagtAACCGATGGAGGAAACACAGACAAATGGAAGACCTTCAAAGTGTTATGGGATTGATTCCTTCATGTCATTTCTTTTTGACATACACCAGTAGTGGGGTCCCCACATTTTGGACAACTTCTTCAGATTATAATGCAGTGCTGTGCTTCTATAGACCCTTCATATACACAAACTCAGTACTCCATACACTGCTATAATTGAGTACACTCAAAAGCATgtgatgaacttatattttcCTCATTATATTTTGTCAGTGAAAATTGATTTCTGTGAtagaaagacaaaaagaaaaacgaatTTTTTGCAAGAGGTTGATATCATCAATCGTCATTAGCAGTGCTTATTATCATGGATGATTATCAATGTGGATATGTTAGGCCACCAGTATCCTAAAATTGAGGGGAAAAGGTCATAAAGAAATCGATCTGGGAGTCAATTATTAGGGAGGGGAAAAGATTTTCCCTTCATGATTTCCATGAGCTATTGCGCTATCAACATACTTGTTTGCGCTGAACACctgtttgtttctttatttatgGTCTGTGGCGTAAAAGAGTGGTGAACTTTCACAGTCCATGCAACTCATCATCACTTTCTCTGTCTCTCTCTTTATGATTAAAAGAATTCAAGTTCAAACGTGGCTTATAAAGTGATTGATGACATCTTTATCACAGTGATTTACATGCTAGTTCCATTCAAATCAGTATTTACTGCTGTTATTCACTCAGTTAGTCCAACAATTCCTAAGGCTCCACTTCTGCTCATCACTTTCATAATCTTCAagacattaaaaattataaataattttagagtaGTTTTTAAGGATTCTAATCATCATGATGTTTCGATTCTATTGTCCATCTTTCATCAACTAACCGCCAGAAATAAAGTACAAATTCTATTTCTTGGTTGATTCTGAGAAATTCACATCACTTTGGATGATAACGTTGCTTTAAAATGAATCTCAGTTCTTATATGTTGCACAAAACCCAGTCACgtacttttttaaaatagtgcTATATTTATCGTAccatttattttacaatatattcCTAATCACTCCAACCATTAGCGTCATAATCTAATCTAGCATGATTCAGGGTCTTAAAAATGTCCATGATTACAAATTAATCCAAAACGTCCAAGTGGAACATTGAAGCTTTATTAGGAGTACATATCCAATGTTTATATATGACATTAACATGACATTAAAGATGTCACATGTCAGACTAATCTATATTACGTAAGGATAGCATGATATcaacattcatttgatatatttaacaaaaataaaataattataaaagaatacatttttataactttttgaagaaaaaataaaaaataaaaaaactaatattaaattaatataaaaattctgtgtatcaaaatatcatatttcatttatattatataaaacctTTTCACATTCTAATAAACTAAAATGTTAACTAAATACAATTCACTATAAGTCATTtacttcaaataatttaatatgttaatattatttttaatactatagttattagaattattaatcaccaatcaattaaaattattattgcgTAGCGATCATCTTTAGCTACTACAGTAGCCTTGCAAAGGAAGCAGCACAGTGAACCTACTGTGAAAGAAACAGAGGTACGTCATACATATGTGTGACTCATAAGACAGCGGCAATTTATTCAAGTTTAGAGTTAACGAGTTTAATGttactaataaattaattaacttttttaattagtGTGACTTACTTTGGAAAACCTTATGTCCATAAATGAACATTGACGTTTAAAAAGAGGGACTTTACTCCCTGCATGTCATAATTACTAACTGCACccctattttaaatttaaagtagtGACTTTTATATTACCAATTCTGAAATTTTTTTAGAAcaaacatataacatattttcTAGAACGTCTTTTcggaataatttttttaaagcatATAGATGACTATATTACATACTTTTTAAGAATAAAGTTTTTGAAACAAATTTCTCAACACACTTGTGTTTACTCTCTTTTCCtagctttcttcttttcttagaGAGTCTAATTAGTGATCGAGTTTAATAGTGAGTGAGGGGCCTTGGTCCCcctaaatttttacttttattatatacaaactaatagggaaatgaaaatatatttttaaaaaatttagtttattttatatatttgtatacacacaaaaaataaaaattaccattccaaaaatattttctttaaatttgctACCGGGGGTTGGAGGTGCAGCAGAGAATAAGACATAATGATAGTGGTAGCGGCAATGAAGTGGCGCAGCCAGAAgaatattttagtctttttagtATTAGTATGGGTGCCATTAGTAATCATAGGGGTGCAGTAAAAGAAAGACTAAAGGAGTTCAACAAAGCCTGTTTTCTTAGGTGGACCTTTACATGGGAGCCCaatctgttttttcttttaggcCGGTGGGTTTAGAGTTCCAGTAATGAATTCTTCTCCATTTCActgaaatgaatattttttttttcaaagaagaaaaacagaTTATTAATTCGGCAATATATGAATCAAATTTCTATCTTTTCCGTTCGGAGAAAGCTACCAACTGGGTATAGAAAAATACTAGGAAAATCAatgtcaattaaaaaaaaaaaaagtgagagtAGAAGATTTCTTTCTTGCAAGATTAAACTGTCTGTTTAAACATTTTGTTTCTGAGAAAATGATTATGTAAggtaaaaatgaagaaaatcattttattgattaatgattattaattgaGTCTATAAGTGAGTCTTAATGATTGAAAAGAAGACCATGCAAAGCTTGTGTGAGTGTGTAATGTACCGTGTAAGTGTTGGATTCTTGAAGTATATGAATTGTGAGAAAAGATTGCAACTAACGTGTAACTGGGGGAAGTGTGTTAAGAAGATCCGATGAAACAGTGATCTTATCCTAGTTTTTATTTCTAACTAACTCTAACAGGAATCTCGTGAAAGGTGGTTTATCAAGTTTAGTTTGTGTTTCTTGCAAGTAATCACAAACCTTCCTTCCCTTTAGCGCCACTCAAATATGCTGAGCTATATATATAGATACACAGCATTACACAGAGGCTGTGAAAAGGTTGAACCAGCGATGGACATCAAGATAGAAAGTGATGATCGTAGGAATGAGAAGGATGAAGAAAGGGTACCACTGCTGAGAAATAGCGAGGTGCCAGAAGCGGAGAGGAACTTGATTCAGAAAGCCATTAGTCAGACATTTCAGAGCACTGCTCATTTGGCCAACCTTTTACCAACTGGTACAGTCCTTGCTTTCCAACTTCTCTCCCCGATCTTCTCAAACGTTGGCAACTGTGACTCTGTCAGCAAGGCCATGACTGCTGCACTTATATCTCTCTGTGCTGCTTCCTGCTTCCTGTTAAGTTTAACTGATAGCTTCAGAGACAACAAGGGAAACATCTGCTATGGGTTTGCCACTCTCAGGGGCTTGTGGGTCATTGACGGATCAACCACCCTTCCACCTCAACTTGCTGCAAAATATTGCCTAAAGTTCATAGATATCATGCATGCGGTTATGTCAGTTTTAGTGTTTGCAGCAATTGCGTTGTTCGATCAAAATGTGTTGAATTGCTTCTTTCCAGCACCCTCAACTGAGATACAGGAAATCCTCACGGCATTGCCCGTGGGAATTGGCGTTTTCGGCAGCATGTTCTTTGTTGTGTTTCCTACACAGAGACATGGAATTGGCTTTCCCCTTTCAACAAATTAATAATCTTTTATGTTCTTACACGGCATGTACTTTGTGTTTCTTTGTCACCGATTCTAATTTAATGGGATGAATTCAGTTTCTGTCGGGaacaaattacatatattattggATTATTGGAACAGTTGTTCAATGAATTGAATCTTGCCTTGTATAAATTATGTCTTTCCTCGGTAATGTGTCAATATGTAGGTAGgtgtaaaagaaatttaactACTTGAAtcattaaacatttattatgtaattaaatgaATCGATAGTTATGTTGAAGAGATGGTAAACTACTGAAGTTGTTGTTATCTACATATACTACATATAATTTGTTGAATTCATTTAGCTGTCAAATGAATGAGTTACTATAATTTGTTATATCTGACATAAAATCATCATTATAACCATTAAttatcaatcacaaaataaattcacttttaatctCTATCATTTTGTGAATGTGTAATTTTGATTTGCATAAACAtacaaacataatttattatccTACCTGCAATTAGTATTACGATCACgcttattaaaagattttttttatgtattttatttctatttaactgttattttcaaaatttaagataacattaattagattatatatgtatttattatacTGCGATGAAGATAAAgtaaagaatttatatatattaataaagttaataaaatttattagtttcctcaaaataactttaaacggtattagaaaaattatggtTGTAAAAACGGATAACCTAGTCCAATCTAGTCTGGCTCATCGGGGATCGCTTAGTGAATCAATCCAACTCGGtttatttattagcgagtcagaaaaattcaaatccggcccgacccaccacgggttggtgggtaaacaggGTGGCTCACtggttcacttaattacaattttttttttaaattaaaagaattacaaacttttcataattcaaatctaaacaaatttcactccatagttgtttaattaattttgaaaatagaaaacttaaataaatttttcaagtaaaaaaataataaatatctttttataaaattaaaattaaattttaataaaataaaattaggtaggtgggttgatAGGCCAATccggcccaccacaggttcaactcACATGAATCAAGTTTAAATAAGCCGGATTGAGATCTGACTCGcattttcaaacccaacccaaacCGAACCCGTGGGTCAGATTGACCCACAAGTTGTAACTTATTTTGATAACTTAAAAAAACACATATCTATTGGGAACAAAATTTGCTAAGTACTATTTAACATGCTtagtagaattttttttaacagctGAACAATGTATGAACGccagaataaaattaattcattttgaaaaattaaagaaatatatatatatatatatatatatatatatatatatatatatatatatatatatatatatatatatattaataagttaaaatgaGTACCGAATTAATTAGGTTGATTATTCTTTTGTGAATATTTTGGAGTTAATCATTTTATGTTGgatcttttttattaatcacttatattaatatttttgaatcgATCACTTTAGATTAATCacttttaagttaattatttatgaatCAATCATCTTAACCTATCGATTACAAAATAATTCTCACATTAACATTTAGTCAATAATaactacaaataaaattaaacaatcaaATATCGGTTATTCGTTAAGATTAAGGATGTCGTTTATTTTGTACGAatgattatcaaaatataaaaaggacATTTTTTTCGCTCACTATTAATTGCAAAGTTTTGACTTGATCGGCCACATTAACAATCATCGTCAAACCTTTGTTAGTTGAACCCTTTCCTGCCTTTGACCATTAGCTTCTGTTTTTCTTTATGAATTTGTTTGACCATTAGTTGAATATTCccatttatataatgttttgccattaatcaattcaacaaatttcaagAACCAAGAAAGAGTCCTCCACACATCAACCAACACGTGTGATATTGTCACGAACTCTTAACCCAAGACTTCAATAGGTGAATGGAAGAGAACAGCGTTTGAAGAGTGCAGAATGTTGATCTGAGGCCCAAAAACACTGGAAGTCCAAAAAGAAGCCCAACTCAATGATGTGAGGCAGACACAGGAACGAGAACGGGCCCCACAGAAACACAAACCTTAAACATCGATTCGATCATAGCACGGCGAAGATACCGAATCACCAAAACTGAGCCTTGGAAAGAAAATCATCTTTGTAAAGAACCAATCCAAGGGACCAACTTGAACAAAAACACATTCAGTAATTCTTCTCTCTCGAATTGACCAAAGTTACGTCCGAAACTAAagtaatatgaaaagaaaaggcaaaagaaaattcaacgaaagaaaaatcaaaggcGAGAGAAGAAAGAAGCTCAGAATAAAAAGTTCATGGAATTAAAACAACGTGGGGGAGAGAAAGTGATGCACACAAACACACGCAGTGAGAGAAACATCTCATTTtggttaataaaaaaaaaacatgaaatttagaaacgtaaagaaaagagaaaaaaaggacaCCCTTCTTTCTTcgggtttggttttgttttttagCTGGCCCTCCTGTTTGACACGATCATCAGATGATCACACCGTTggttcataaaataaaagaaaagaagaaaaacagatTGAGATTATTATTATCgtaattgtaattaataattagaaGAAATTATTATGAAAGGTGGGAGAGGAGTTATAGTAGTCAAGAAGAGGAACTGTTGTTGTTTGGTTATTATTTTTGCTGCTTTCGGATTATCAccctttttattaatattggtttattattttgttttggattttgttcttttattcttcatcttcattgttCTATCTTTTCAATCTCTTATTACACgctgcttttctttttatcttttccattTAAATTATCGTGTtgccatttatttatttttcatcaaaggATAATAATTCTGTGCCTTTCCATTCCTTGACTATCACGGAATTTTTGATttccaaagagaaaaagagatgacaaaaataaataaaaacaaagaaacactAAAATCGATTCCATTCAGTTGCCCTAATTATTTTTTCCCTTTCCTCTCTTTGCTGCGTTGTGTTTCTTTTGGTGGCTTCGTTGTGGATTCTTAGGGTTTGAAGGGGAAAAGTGGTTCGATCTCGATCCATGGAGGCGGAGCCAGAGAACAACGAGGTGAAGAGGGAAGAAAACAGCAATgacgacaacaacaacaacaacaatgaaaGTAACAGCAAATTTGGAAATTCTAGTGAGGGTCAGAGCAAGCCCAAGCGCCAGATGAAGACACCGTTTCAGCTTGAAACGCTCGAGAAAGCTTATGCTGGTTTGTGGTTTTTAACCTTTATTTCTTGTTCAATTTATAGGTTTATTTTTcactgatttttattttatttttttattttttgtacttTTGGTCAGTGGAGAATTACCCGTCCGAGATGATGAGAGCAGAGTTGTCTGAGAAGTTGGGGTTGTCGGATCGGCAGTTGCAGATGTGGTTCTGTCACCGGCGGTTGAAGGACAAGAAGGACTTGCCCTCCAAAAAGCTGCGTAAGGCTGCGGCGTTAACTGATTCTCCGGTTGAGGAGCCCAAGCTGGCTTCTGAAGTGGGTGCTGAATACGGATCCGGGTCGGGTTCAGGGTCCAGTCCGTTTACCCGTTCGGAGTTGAGGAATGTGGTTCCCAGGGGGTACTATGAGTCGCCACAGACTATAATGGAGCTTAGAGCAATTGCTTGTGTGGAGGCTCAGTTGGGGGAGCCTTTAAGAGAAGATGGACCTATTCTTGGAGTTGAGTTTGATCCGTTGCCTCCAGATGCATTTGGGGCACCATTAGGTATGGTCTTTGGTTCTTTGACTAGGTCGATGGTTGTGTATTTCGGTTGAATTTCGTGACCGTTATCAATGTATCAtagtgtgttttctttttttaatttattgggGTTTTATGGGATATGCAATTCAACCGTTTACCGAACTTGTCTTCCATGCTTTGTTTAACGACTTTTCTTTGTATGTTAGTACATAGGTTTCATGGTATTGATGTGAACTAGggactttcaattttttatttgaatgtgGCTTTTATTTTGTGAAGCAGTAATGGGATCAACTAGTGTCTAGGGTGTTCAGTTTAAGTGTATCATCAGAAAGGGGTGTaatgttcttatttttcttttcttgtcatCTTTCTGGCTGTTTTTCAAccttaaagaattttaaaaagcaTTACTTTTGTGTTATAAGTTGGTGATGATTAATGAATGAACTCTCATTTTAATCTGATAAGTATCTGTTGATCATTCTAGTTGATAAATTTGCTCAATCTCCACTTTTGTTGCTATATTTGTGGTACACCCTTCACATTGGACTATACATTTTTATGGACAACTATGAATGTTTCCAAATTTTGGGACCAATGTGAAGTTTTGCAACCGCGACTAGAAGGACTAATGCATGCCATAATTTAAGATACTGAAGTGAGGGTTTACTTGATGAATAATTGTTTGTGATACGTGCATGTGCCTTGATTAACTACTTATAGTTCTAGTATTTTCTTTTGGTGCAGCTGTTACAGATCCTCAAAAGCGGCCTAGTCTTGCCTATGAAAATAAAGTGTATGAAAGACATGATGTTAGGACAAACAAGGTTGGTTTTCGTTATGCTATAACTAGCTAGTGTCTTTGTCTGTAAAATTATGGTAGGACACAGAATATTCAGAAAAGAAAGCAACATATTACCACTGGAGTTGACTGAAAATCAAAGTTCACTTCAAGCTCATCTGTCATCATCCAGAGTTCAAGGCTCTCAAATAACAGCATTGCTCTAAAATGATACAGTCCGTTCAACACCCTATAATCCTCCTTCGGGTGGCAAACTTGGCACCTCAGTGTTCTTCCTAACTTCCTCTCAGTCTATCTTTTTTCTGGCTTCTGGAATAAACCTTCCAGATCATTGATTTCATTGGACTTGAGTTCAATAACCAATGCTCGTCCTTTTCATCTCAATGATTGGGCCCAAAATTCAGTATCCCATAAATTAGTCTTGTATTGAGCTCTGGTATTAATCATGTGTAATATTTGCGTGGAGTGGCCATTTCAAAGTGTGTTTGTTGTTATGGTCATGCCATCCAAATTGTGGTTCTGTTGCACACAACAGTGGTGCAATCTTGACGGGGGATGAAACCCATTGTTGCCCGTGCTCTAGGATATAAATGACATCTAACATTGGTCAGACCTAGAAAGGTAAAACCCTAATTCCCCCTTTCATCTCTGCCACAGACCACTGCATCTCAGGCCACTGCCAGTGCAGTCCAGTCTTCTCTTTTGAAAAGAGTAGGCCATGTCTGTTCTCTGTTAGTCTGTTTACTTATCTGTACCTAGTGTTACCTTTTGTTAACTTGTGTTATTTACTTGCACGTTTTGTTTAAGATCTATGAATTTTGTAGACAATTCTTAATATGCCATTAAATTTGGGAATTTTTGGAGCATTTTATAGTTAACTATGTACAGTACTTAGTGACGATTatacacataaaaatatatttataaattttttaaatagctTTCATCCTGCTGTGCTCTATCCTAGAGCATTTTTGGTGTAAGTTACACACTGCTGTCTAAAGTTGATAACTATGATTGAGATGCGTGTTAAAAGAAAACCCTCTTTTAATCGTGATTGTGTGATTTAGTTATCTAGATTggcacatttttaaaattttggtccTTCATGTCTGTATATAATGGTATTCttttatttagggtttagggtattcTTTTATTTGATGCACTATTTGGTGTTTAGTTTTTTACCGTTTTTCCTAATGGCATAGTGGTACTATCAGCTTGAATTGTGATATCAGGCATATTAGTACTTTAGCCTCTATCATATTTATTAGGATTTTATTTGtgttaaagaataaataaatttaatgcaCATGTGTTGTTGCGCATTCCCTTTGTAAGCtgtttattctttattttggtCAGgggtatatttatttaaatgctTTCATTCACAATGTTTTTAAATGCTCTTAATAGTCTATCCTCAGTTTACTTGTTTGAGAAAAAATGGcttttatcttttcatattttgatCATATTTATTGCCAATCCTTTCTCTTCGTTGTTAATATGATATTTGGGTTTTAAATGGAATCCATTACAGGCAATAGCAAGGACATTCCATGAATATCCCTTTCTTCCAACCCAGTCTGGCATTAGATCTGATGTTTTTGGACAACTAAACCTGCCCCATTTACATGAACCAATGGAGGGTCCGGCAAGAACACCTTTTCCCCTTGGAAATGAACAACCTAGAATTCATGCTCCTCAAAGTCATTCTTCTCGTGTTCGTCTTTTGTCTCAACCACAGGACAAGCAAGTGATTCCCTATCCGTCTCCCCCTCGAGAAAATGATGTTGTACCCAAAAGGGAACCTCACATAAACATAACTAATACTGGAATGAACTCCCACTATGCTACTGATCACCCAATTGTTGGACAAGAAATTCCATATGCTTTACCTGGTGGGCAAGTATCCCATAATGATGCAGTATTGAGGATGGAGAGGAAAAGGAAGGTATTTcttgaattttgtaattttttgtcaagtattttttgtcattttcctTGGCTatgttaaaacaatattatgtGCGGAGGATGATGTATATTTTTGACATTGTTTATGTAGATTGATGAAGCCAGAGTTGCAAAGGAAGTTGAAGCCTATGAAATGAGGATGCGGAAAGAGCTTGAGAAACAAGATAACCTCAGACGAAAggttttaatgtttattaaaacAGATGTTTTGCTAGCCACCTTGCCACAGTGCATGTTATAGATCTTAAAAGACATCCCCTTCTCTATAGCTAACCCTCTACATCCCTCTCCCTTTCAGAGTGAAGAGAGATTGAAGAAGGAAATGGAAAGGCAAGATCGTGAGAGAAGGAAGGAAGAAGAGAGGTTGTTGCGTGAGAAACAACGAGAAGAGGAAAGATCAAAACGTGAGCAAAGGCGGGAAATGGAGCGAAGGGAAAAGTTTTTGTTGAAAGAacatttgagagtaattttccAAACCCTATTTGGTTATAATCCATTtgcaaatatttaaacatctgGATTTTTAATGTACATTGCTCCTTTTTCTTGCTGTCTTTTGGAAAAAAAGGCTGAGAAAAGGAGGCAAAAAGAAGAGATCcgcaaagagaaagaggaagagaggaggAAAGCTGCACTTGAGAAGGCAAATGCTCGGAGAATAGCTAAAGAATCTATGGAGCTTATTGAGGATGAACAACTTGAATTGATGGAGTTGGCTGCTGCAAGCAAGGGGCTTTCCTCTATTATTCATATTGATCTTGATACTTTGCAGAACCTTGAATCATTTAGGGGTGAGCAATTATCATGATGTTGCTCTTTGTAATGTTACATAATTAGGTTCTATTACTAATTCATGTTGCACTGCAGATTCATTGTGTGTATTCCCCCCCAAAAGTGTAAAGCTGAGAAAACCATTTGCTATCCAAC
Above is a genomic segment from Vigna radiata var. radiata cultivar VC1973A chromosome 10, Vradiata_ver6, whole genome shotgun sequence containing:
- the LOC106775483 gene encoding protein DMP4-like, with product MLSYIYRYTALHRGCEKVEPAMDIKIESDDRRNEKDEERVPLLRNSEVPEAERNLIQKAISQTFQSTAHLANLLPTGTVLAFQLLSPIFSNVGNCDSVSKAMTAALISLCAASCFLLSLTDSFRDNKGNICYGFATLRGLWVIDGSTTLPPQLAAKYCLKFIDIMHAVMSVLVFAAIALFDQNVLNCFFPAPSTEIQEILTALPVGIGVFGSMFFVVFPTQRHGIGFPLSTN